The genomic segment GCTGTCATGCAGTACTCGTGAGGGTATTCCTTGAAAAAATTCATAGGTATTTACATCGTACCCGTCCGGTGAATCACAGCGGTCAAGCACCATTCCATGTATTGTATCCATGCTTAAAGGAAATTCACCGGATAGCCAATTGAGTTCTGCCTCATGGGCGTAAAAATCAGGATAGTATTTATGACCGCCGATGTGATCCCAGTGAACATGCGTGGCAACTGCTATCACTGGTTTATCCGTTAAAGCTTTCACTTCTTCTGAAATATCATAGATACCAATTCCAGTGTCTATAAGAAGGGCACGATCATTGCCTTCAAGCAGATAACAATGTGTTTCCTCCCAGTGACGGTACTCGCTGATAATATGTGTGCTTGCATCAATTCGATCTATTGTAAACCATGGTTTCATTTCAACTCTTCTTTCGTGCTATAAATAGTCTGCACTATTGCGTTTCCTGTATCTGCTGTTCATCTTAAACAAACATAATTAGAAGTTAGTAATGACGTAATATAGCATTCTTAGGTATTCTTTTTTTTCATTTACTTAAATTTCTAAGTCGAGTTTCATTTCTTTACTTATTTTTATTAAAATATCGTTTGTTGCACTTTTATTTTCAAACGAAGAATTGAAAAAATCCCAACATAAACTATATATCCTATCTGATGCATATAATTGCAGCTCTGCAAAAATATCTTCAACACATATATCTGTATCATCAGAGATTAATTTGCCAGTAATAGCGGCAAGTTTTCTTTTTTGAAGTATACTTGTCATTTGATTTGCCCATTTTAAAAACATTATGTATGATTGCTTTTTGTATTTAAAGTTTAATTCTTTTTTGTGGTTCATACGTTTTAAATTATACATCTTTTCCACATGATTGTTGCTACATCTAGATGTTATTAATTGACCTATAACTGATATAGTTCCACCAAACAGTGCCCCTATCAATGCTGTAAAAGCAGAATTTCCAAACAGTTCTATAAATTTGCTCATTATTCTACTACCTTTCAAAAATGTATACATGTCCATATAAACATTAGACGAAGTTCAATCTTCTACAGCTAATGCTCATAACCTCTATAGTCAGGACTCTAAAAACCGCTTACTTCTTTAACTTTTTGTAATTTACAAACACTGCGATAGCGTTAAAAACAACTCCAATACATACTGCGGTTATAAGAATATTGTTCATAGTAGGGACAACATCCATTAAAGCTGAAATATCGCCGGCTTGTACCCATCCGTTTATCAAAACATACTCACTTAACATTGCAAGTAAACCACTGGATAAGCTTAAAAAAGCAAGAATGTTGCAATGTTTATGCTTGCCAGTAAAGACTAATATTAAGTTAATAATTGCTATTATAAACGCAATTCCCCCTGTAAATAACCCCATTTTAAAATACCTACCATTATATAAATTTTCGTTAGTAGAACTCTGTTTAAACATAGCACTAAAACGCCTTTGGCGGTGGCATTTTTCAAGCTTTAAGTAAAATTAAGTTTGCGAAAGTGAAAAGATACTTTCCCCATAGTCGCTGCAACTACGACCGCGGTTTCGTGCTATAAAATTATCCAACGTCAGGCAGTTGTGAATGCATCACAAGCTGCCTTTTTTATTCCTGGCCTCGGATAATTTGCTATTCATAATGGGAAAC from the Hydrogenoanaerobacterium saccharovorans genome contains:
- a CDS encoding MBL fold metallo-hydrolase, whose translation is MKPWFTIDRIDASTHIISEYRHWEETHCYLLEGNDRALLIDTGIGIYDISEEVKALTDKPVIAVATHVHWDHIGGHKYYPDFYAHEAELNWLSGEFPLSMDTIHGMVLDRCDSPDGYDVNTYEFFQGIPSRVLHDSDIIDLGGRSITVLHTPGHSPGHMCFWEAARGYLFTGDLVYKDTLFAYYPSTDPQAYLKSLEKIAKLPANQVFPSHHSLEIHPEILIRMRDAFSRLNNEGKLHHGSGTFNYGDWAVWL